The Streptomyces sp. NBC_00224 genome has a window encoding:
- a CDS encoding aminopeptidase P family protein, whose protein sequence is MAEQLTPETPDESEEQPIKQRKNGLYPGVSDELAENMKSGWADTELHGLEPIAQAAHTADRRAALSKRFPGERLVIPAGNLKTRSNDTEYSFRASTEYAYLTGDQTQDGVLVLEPKGDGHEATLYLLPRSDRENGEFWLDGQGELWVGRRHSLGEAEQLLGIPAKDVRELAAALKEATGPVRNVRGHDAGIEAALTDKVTAERDEELREFLSEARLVKDAFEVSELRKACDATARGFEDVVKVLDKAEATSERYIEGTFFLRARVEGNDIGYGSICAAGPHATTLHWVRNDGAVRPGELLLLDAGVETNELYTADITRTLPINGTFSPLQRKIYDAVYEAQEAGIAAVKPGAPYRAFHDAAQRVLAEKLVEWGLCGDLDVAKVLELGLQRRWTLHGTGHMLGMDVHDCAAARTETYVAGDLEPGMCLTVEPGLYFQADDLTVPEEYRGIGIRIEDDILVTEDGNENLSASLPRRADEVEAWMARVKQG, encoded by the coding sequence GTGGCCGAGCAGCTCACCCCGGAGACCCCGGACGAGTCGGAAGAGCAGCCGATCAAGCAGCGCAAGAACGGCCTGTACCCGGGCGTGTCCGACGAGCTGGCCGAGAACATGAAGTCCGGCTGGGCCGACACCGAGCTGCACGGCCTTGAGCCAATCGCCCAGGCCGCGCACACCGCCGACCGCCGCGCCGCGCTGTCCAAGCGCTTCCCCGGCGAGCGCCTGGTGATCCCCGCGGGCAACCTGAAGACCCGCTCGAACGACACCGAGTACAGCTTCCGCGCCTCCACCGAGTACGCGTACCTGACCGGCGACCAGACCCAGGACGGCGTGCTCGTCCTGGAGCCCAAGGGCGACGGGCACGAGGCGACGCTCTACCTGCTGCCGCGCTCCGACCGGGAGAACGGCGAGTTCTGGCTGGACGGCCAGGGCGAGCTGTGGGTCGGCCGGCGCCACTCGCTGGGCGAGGCCGAGCAGCTCCTCGGGATCCCGGCCAAGGACGTCCGCGAGCTGGCCGCCGCGCTCAAGGAGGCCACTGGTCCGGTCCGCAACGTGCGCGGTCACGACGCCGGCATCGAGGCGGCGCTCACCGACAAGGTCACCGCCGAGCGCGACGAGGAGCTGCGGGAGTTCCTGTCCGAGGCGCGCCTGGTCAAGGACGCCTTCGAGGTCTCCGAGCTGCGCAAGGCCTGCGACGCCACCGCGCGCGGCTTCGAGGACGTCGTCAAGGTGCTCGACAAGGCCGAGGCGACCAGCGAGCGCTACATCGAAGGAACGTTCTTCCTGCGGGCTCGCGTCGAGGGCAACGACATCGGCTACGGCTCGATCTGCGCGGCCGGCCCGCACGCCACCACCCTGCACTGGGTGCGCAACGACGGCGCCGTGCGCCCGGGTGAGCTGCTCCTGCTCGACGCCGGCGTCGAGACCAACGAGCTGTACACCGCGGACATCACGCGCACGCTGCCGATCAACGGCACGTTCTCGCCGCTCCAGCGGAAGATCTACGACGCGGTGTACGAGGCCCAGGAGGCCGGTATCGCCGCGGTCAAGCCCGGCGCCCCGTACCGCGCCTTCCACGACGCCGCCCAGCGCGTCCTCGCCGAGAAGCTCGTCGAGTGGGGCCTGTGCGGCGACCTGGACGTGGCGAAGGTCCTGGAGCTCGGCCTCCAGCGCCGCTGGACCCTGCACGGCACCGGCCACATGCTCGGCATGGACGTCCACGACTGCGCCGCCGCGCGCACCGAGACGTACGTCGCGGGCGACCTGGAGCCGGGCATGTGCCTGACCGTCGAGCCGGGTCTGTACTTCCAGGCCGACGACCTGACCGTGCCCGAGGAGTACCGGGGCATCGGCATCCGGATCGAGGACGACATCCTGGTGACCGAGGACGGCAACGAGAACCTGTCGGCCTCGCTGCCGCGCCGGGCCGACGAGGTCGAGGCGTGGATGGCGCGGGTCAAGCAGGGCTGA
- a CDS encoding ATP-binding protein, with protein MSIWWSLHLRREAASVPLARRLLLGTMETAGVDPDISYDLSVALGEACANAVEHGGDEGSGTSAAYRVTAYLDGEKCRIEVADSGPGFPVRRGRRTAARMNSTLGSAMAEQGRGLCLIEQLADHVHFGNRPGRGAVVSFDKILKWREGALLNVS; from the coding sequence ATGAGCATCTGGTGGTCACTCCATTTGCGGCGCGAGGCCGCGAGCGTTCCGCTCGCACGTCGTCTACTGCTCGGCACCATGGAGACCGCGGGCGTCGATCCGGACATCTCCTACGACCTGTCGGTCGCACTCGGTGAAGCGTGTGCGAACGCGGTCGAGCACGGTGGGGACGAAGGTTCCGGCACCTCGGCGGCGTACCGGGTGACCGCGTATCTGGATGGCGAGAAATGCCGTATCGAGGTCGCCGACTCGGGGCCGGGCTTTCCCGTACGACGAGGCCGTCGCACCGCAGCACGGATGAACAGCACATTGGGCTCCGCCATGGCGGAGCAGGGCAGAGGGCTCTGTCTGATCGAACAGCTCGCCGACCACGTCCACTTCGGCAACAGACCGGGCAGAGGCGCCGTGGTGAGCTTCGACAAGATCCTGAAATGGCGGGAAGGCGCCCTCCTCAACGTCTCGTGA
- a CDS encoding PP2C family protein-serine/threonine phosphatase: protein MLDIPLLVRVHLDALMAAQIDMGVCDAIARNRLAGKPTAMSAPHLPKVAGIDPAVPPAAHTSAPLPTSTPDSPAGPCAVIQDRLASWVSDLTTLHELTERLSRTSVLDDALNELLRAGAALVGARRGLVVLEPADGLGPAVTTGLGLAHADLGHIETVPRSATPYGRILDGLPDADGGSDLVGEVGSGPGPDPRHREVAARLGYAASYALPLTTDTGDRLGAAVWLYDEPAEPPERRRHLVGLYLRQAAEHVARLVELDRARTRLATVTEELLPSRLPRVARVQLAARHRTGPRGGGDWYDALPLPEGALGLAVGSVTGSGPSAVAAMGRLRASLRAYAVMEGEDPVAVLSDLELLLRLTEPARSATALFAYCEPARGKIVLAGAGHAPPLIVGERRTEYVETSLSAPLGMLACWEAPSVEIQPAAGETVLLYTDGLLHRTGDPMDRAFARLHAAAASVPRAARDDPGAIADHVLRTVLPDGLDASDGVEDVVLLAARFA from the coding sequence ATCTGGATGCATTGATGGCGGCGCAGATTGACATGGGGGTTTGCGATGCTATTGCGCGGAATCGACTGGCCGGAAAGCCGACTGCCATGAGCGCCCCACACCTGCCGAAAGTGGCTGGAATCGATCCAGCCGTCCCGCCCGCCGCGCACACTTCTGCGCCTCTGCCCACATCCACCCCCGACTCCCCCGCAGGCCCCTGCGCGGTGATCCAGGACCGGCTCGCCAGTTGGGTCTCCGACCTCACCACGCTGCACGAACTCACCGAGCGCCTCTCCCGCACCTCCGTGCTCGACGACGCCCTCAACGAGCTGCTGCGGGCCGGTGCCGCGCTGGTCGGCGCCCGGCGCGGTCTGGTCGTCCTGGAGCCCGCCGACGGTCTGGGCCCCGCCGTCACCACCGGCCTCGGCCTCGCCCACGCCGACCTGGGCCACATCGAGACGGTCCCGCGCAGCGCCACCCCGTACGGCAGGATCCTCGACGGCCTCCCCGACGCCGACGGCGGATCGGATCTGGTCGGAGAGGTGGGCAGCGGCCCCGGCCCCGACCCGCGCCACCGCGAGGTGGCCGCCCGGCTCGGCTACGCCGCCAGCTACGCGCTGCCCCTCACCACCGACACGGGCGACCGCCTGGGCGCGGCGGTCTGGCTCTACGACGAACCCGCCGAGCCGCCCGAGCGCCGCCGCCACCTCGTCGGGCTCTATCTGCGGCAGGCCGCCGAGCACGTGGCCCGGCTCGTCGAGCTGGACCGCGCGCGGACGCGGCTCGCCACCGTCACCGAGGAGCTGCTGCCCAGCAGACTGCCCCGGGTGGCGCGGGTGCAGCTCGCCGCCCGCCACCGCACCGGGCCGCGCGGCGGCGGCGACTGGTACGACGCACTGCCGCTGCCCGAGGGCGCGCTCGGTCTCGCGGTCGGCTCCGTCACCGGGTCCGGGCCGAGCGCCGTCGCCGCGATGGGCCGGCTGCGGGCCAGCCTGCGGGCGTATGCGGTGATGGAGGGCGAGGACCCGGTCGCCGTCCTCTCCGACCTCGAACTGCTGCTGCGGCTGACCGAGCCGGCCCGCTCGGCGACCGCGCTCTTCGCGTACTGCGAGCCCGCGCGCGGCAAGATCGTCCTCGCCGGGGCCGGGCACGCGCCGCCGCTGATCGTCGGCGAGCGCCGCACCGAGTACGTGGAGACCTCGCTCTCCGCGCCGCTGGGGATGCTCGCGTGCTGGGAGGCGCCCAGCGTGGAGATCCAGCCCGCGGCCGGAGAAACGGTGCTGCTGTACACCGACGGGCTGCTCCACCGCACCGGTGACCCGATGGACCGGGCCTTCGCCCGCCTCCACGCGGCGGCCGCGAGCGTCCCCCGGGCGGCCCGCGACGACCCGGGCGCGATCGCCGACCACGTCCTGCGGACCGTGCTGCCGGACGGGCTCGACGCGTCGGACGGCGTCGAGGACGTGGTGCTGCTGGCGGCCCGCTTCGCGTAG